A window of the Dictyostelium discoideum AX4 chromosome 4 chromosome, whole genome shotgun sequence genome harbors these coding sequences:
- the hgd gene encoding homogentisate 1,2-dioxygenase → MALEQIDYEYQSGFGNSFESEAIKGTLPKGRNAPQNCPLDLYAEQLSGNAFTAPRHTQQRSWLYRIRPSVCHTPLKPIDSGLVCDLNNLHVDPNQLRWKPFPITEDKPHDFVEGLITIAGAGHASVRHGLAIHIYTATKSMENKSFYNSDGDFLIVPQQGTLDIQTEFGFMKVKSGEICVIQRGITFSVNVEGPTRGYICEVFGSHFKLPDLGPIGANGLANPRDFLSPVAAYEKKEGIEHTKINKFLGKLFSATQTYSPFNVVAWHGNYCPYKYDLSLFCVVNSVSFDHLDPSIFTVLTAPTNEVGVAAADFVIFPPRWLVQENTFRPPYFHRNCMSEFMGLIRGVYEAKKEGFLPGGGSLHSCMTPHGPDSDTFYAAIKAELKPTKIPDVALAFMFESSLILGISDYAKKNFIDDDYWKCWQGLKDNSKI, encoded by the exons atggCATTAGAACAAATAGATTATGAATATCAAAGTGGATTTGGTAATTCCTTTGAAAGTGAAGCAATTAAAGGAACATTACCAAAGGGAAGAAATGCACCACAAAATTGTCCACTCGATTTATATGCTGAACAACTCTCTGGTAATGCTTTCACAGCACCAAGACATACCCAACAAAGATC atgGTTATATCGTATTAGACCATCAGTTTGTCATACACCACTTAAACCAATTGATTCAGGATTAGTttgtgatttaaataatttacatgTTGATCCAAATCAATTAAGATGGAAACCATTCCCAATTACAGAAGATAAACCACACGATTTCGTTGAGGGTCTCATTACAATCGCTGGTGCTGGTCATGCATCAGTACGTCATGGTCTTGCAATTCATATTTATACAGCAACAAAGAGTATGGAAAATAAATCCTTTTATAACTCTGATGGTGATTTCTTAATTG tACCACAACAAGGTACATTAGATATTCAAACAGAATTTGGATTTATGAAAGTTAAATCAGGTGAGATTTGTGTAATTCAAAGAGGTATTACATTTAGTGTTAATGTTGAAGGACCAACTAGAGGTTATATTTGTGAGGTGTTTGGATCACATTTTAAACTTCCAGATTTAGGACCAATTGGTGCTAATGGTTTAGCAAATCCAAGAGATTTCTTATCACCAGTTGCAGCCTATGAAAAGAAGGAAGGTATTGAACATACAAAGATTAATAAATTCCTTGGAAAGTTATTTAGTGCAACACAAACCTACTCACCATTCAATGTTGTAGCATGGCATGGTAACTATTGTCCATACAAGTATGATCTCAGTTTATTCTGTGTAGTTAATTCGGTTTCATTTGATCATTTGGATCCATCGATTTTCACAGTTTTAACAGCACCAACCAATGAGGTGGGTGTTGCTGCTGCTGATTTCGTAATTTTCCCACCACGTTGGTTGGTTCAAGAGAATACATTTAGACCACCATACTTTCATCGTAATTGTATGTCTGAATTTATGGGTTTAATCCGTGGTGTCTATGAAGCAAAGAAAGAGGGTTTCTTACCAGGTGGTGGTAGTTTACACAGTTGTATGACTCCACATGGTCCTGACTCTGATACCTTTTATGCCGCCATTAAAGCTGAATTAAAACCAACTAAAATTCCAGATGTAGCTTTAGCTTTCATGTTTGAATCCTCTCTTATTTTAGGTATCTCTGATTATgctaaaaagaattttattgatgatgattattgGAAATGTTGGCAAGGTTTAAAGGATAAttctaaaatttaa
- a CDS encoding pirin family protein — translation MSNNISRKVLKVAKGFDTQDGAGVSLQRVIGGPIKRLDPFLMLDAFKSDNPDDYIEGFPDHPHRGQQTLTYMIEGSMEHQDNKGNKGLLLPGMVQVMNAGRGIIHSEIPQQRDGMMFGFQFWLNLNSVDKMSEPWYKDIASSDIEEVYVEGEKKVRVIAGNYQGIEGVVKNLRVKPIFLDVTLEPNTKFSVDIPDFDHNSFVYVFQGDGTFGENQIKVEDRHIGVLENIDNNSLGLDEPIPNKLHATSGDKGVRFLFLSAKPIREPIVQYGPFVMNTQEEIQKAFLDYQLGRF, via the coding sequence atgtcaaataatatttcgagaaaagttttaaaagttgCTAAAGGTTTTGATACACAAGATGGAGCAGGTGTATCACTTCAACGTGTAATTGGTGGACCAATTAAGAGATTAGATCCATTTTTAATGTTGGATGCATTTAAGAGTGATAATCCAGATGATTATATTGAAGGATTTCCAGATCATCCACATCGTGGTCAACAAACATTAACTTATATGATTGAAGGTTCAATGGAACATCAAGATAATAAAGGAAATAAAGGTTTACTATTACCAGGTATGGTTCAAGTTATGAATGCAGGTAGAGGTATAATTCATTCAGAGATTCCACAACAACGTGATGGTATGATGTTTGGTTTCCAATTTTGGTTAAATTTAAACTCTGTTGATAAAATGTCAGAACCATGGTATAAAGATATTGCATCATCAGATATTGAAGAGGTTTACGTAGAGggtgaaaaaaaagttagagTCATAGCAGGCAATTATCAAGGTATTGAAGGTGTTGTAAAGAATTTACGTGTTAAACCAATATTTTTAGATGTCACATTAGAACCAAACACTAAATTCTCTGTGGATATTCCGGATTTCGATCATAATTCATTCGTTTACGTTTTTCAAGGTGATGGTACATTTGgagaaaatcaaattaaagtTGAAGATAGACATATTGGTGTTTtagaaaatattgataataattcactTGGCCTTGATGAACCAATTCCAAATAAATTGCATGCAACCTCTGGTGATAAAGGTgttagatttttatttttatcagcTAAACCAATACGTGAACCAATCGTTCAATATGGTCCATTTGTTATGAATACTCAagaagaaattcaaaaagcATTCTTAGATTATCAATTAGGtagattttaa